A window of the Molothrus ater isolate BHLD 08-10-18 breed brown headed cowbird chromosome 16, BPBGC_Mater_1.1, whole genome shotgun sequence genome harbors these coding sequences:
- the LYRM1 gene encoding LYR motif-containing protein 1, with amino-acid sequence MTPATRQEVLGLYRKVLRIARTWQSASGQTEETMREKEYIRNEARTLFRKNRNVTDPKVIKQCIEECEARIEIGLHYNIPYPRPIHLPPMGLAHKQGRTLRHQEKLRKISKPIYLKSHDEVS; translated from the exons ATGACACCAGCAACTCGACAAGAAGTCCTCGGCCTTTACCGCAAGGTTTTGCGAATAGCCAGAACCTGGCAGTCGGCatcaggacagacagaggaaACCATGAGGGAGAAGGAGTACATCAGAAATGAAGCCAGAACATTATTCCGAAAAAACAGAAAC GTAACAGATCCAAAGGTGATTAAGCAGTGCATAGAAGAATGTGAGGCAAGAATAGAAATTGGACTTCACTATAACATCCCCTACCCAAGACCT atcCATCTGCCTCCCATGGGCCTTGCCCACAAACAAGGCCGTACATTGCGACACCAGGAAAAGTTAAGGAAGATTTCTAAGCCAATATATCTGAAATCTCATGATGAAGTTTCATAA